The Deltaproteobacteria bacterium DNA window ATGTTCCGCTTTTACCCCAGACCCGCCATCTGTTCAATGCCACCGCATTCAAAAAGATGAGGAAAACAGCCTATCTCATCAATACAGCCAGAGGCCCGGTAATCAACGAAGCCGATCTGGTCCAGGTGCTCAAGAAAAGGGAAATCGCTGGGGCCGCCCTTGACGTGTACGAATTCGAACCCAAGGTGGCCGAGGGGCTTGTTGGTTTGGACAACGTTGTGACGACAGCACATACTGCCTCGGCGACTGTTTCCTCCAGAACCAACATGGCACTGCTGGCAGCACAAAATCTTCTGGCCATGCTGAACGGCGAGCGGCCACCGACTTGTCTCAACCCAGAGATATACGGGTAGCGATGTTGATGAGGCGTTGATCTAAATTCGTCCTCAGGAAAAAATGTTCTTCTGTTCCTAGCTGTGACCCTATCTGTCACCCCCCTCTGACATTATGGGTATTGGATATAGATGAGCCCGACAGAGATCCCCATGCTATCCAAATCCCGATTTGTGGCGGCGCTCCAGTGCCCCCTCCGGTTGTGGCGCCAATGTTACAACCGTGAGCTGGCCTCAGAGGTGTCTCCTGTGCAGCAGGCGATTTTCGACACAGGCCATGAAGTGGGAAGGCTTGCAACCCACCTTTATCCTGGGGGAATTCTCATCAAGGAGGACCACCTCCATCATGAGGAGGCAATGCAAAGCACACTCGCAGCCCTGGAGGATCCGGGTGTTGCGGCCGTCTTTGAGGGAGCCTTTCTTTACGATGGGGTACGGATTCGGGCAGACATCCTGGAAAGGCTCGATGACGGTCAGTGGAACCTTATCGAAGTCAAATCATCCACCTCAGTCAAAGAGGTTTATCTGACGGACGTTGCCATCCAGTGCTATGTACTGAACGGGTCAGGTTTGACCATTGCCGGAGCGGGTATCCTACACTTGAACAACCAGTATGTCTACGACGGGCACCACCTTGAGCTTGAGTCTCTGTTTTCATTTTCTGACCTCACAGTCCAGGCTATTAATCTTCAAGACCAGATTCCCTTAAAGATTGATGAGCTTAGACAAATGCTGTCAGAGACGGACCCGCCTGAAATCCTGCCCTCGCCGCATTGCAGGAATCCCTATAAATGTGAGTTCTGGGAGCATTGTACCAGAAAAAAACCCGGATTCTGGGTTATGGAGCTTCCCGGGATGACCCAAGAGAAATTTGATGAGCTGGCAGCGCTTGGCATTGAAGACA harbors:
- a CDS encoding DUF2779 domain-containing protein; its protein translation is MSPTEIPMLSKSRFVAALQCPLRLWRQCYNRELASEVSPVQQAIFDTGHEVGRLATHLYPGGILIKEDHLHHEEAMQSTLAALEDPGVAAVFEGAFLYDGVRIRADILERLDDGQWNLIEVKSSTSVKEVYLTDVAIQCYVLNGSGLTIAGAGILHLNNQYVYDGHHLELESLFSFSDLTVQAINLQDQIPLKIDELRQMLSETDPPEILPSPHCRNPYKCEFWEHCTRKKPGFWVMELPGMTQEKFDELAALGIEDIREIPNSFPLTKSQQRIKDCLQSGRDHISPELTDELLDVEYPIHFLDFETVSPAVPRYTGTRPYQTIPFQWSDHVLSRDGTIEHREYLCNEDNDPREEFSSTLLEVLGSGGTIFVYTTYETRILRELAESLPQYSDQLGATLDRFKDLHALIKTYVYHPEFHGSFSLKSVLPALVPSMGYDDLAIQEGSLASLEFLRMLAPETPEEERKNIRESLLEYCGNDTMGMVKIREELLKRAG